From Pseudomonas sp. G2-4:
TTGCCGTTGGGCCAGCGGTAAACGGATGAATCGCTGAACCAGAGACAGGTTATCGAGCTGAGTCATTCAAAGGGTCTCCAGGTCTGCCAGGAAGTCATGCATCTCACTCAGATCGTCGCTGGAGTGAGGGGTCAGGTGAACCGCCAGTTGGTCGGCGTACTCGGCCAGGGATGCGGTGCTGAACAGCAACTCCAGCGGCACTGCGGCGCCTTGTTCCATTTGCAGGCGCGCCGTCGCTTGGGTCGCCAGCAAGGAATGCCCGCCCAGTTCAAAGAAGTTGTCGTCGCGCCCTACCCGTTCGAGCTTGAGCACGTCTTGCCAGATATCGGCGATGCGTTGTTCGAGAGCTCCCTGGGGCGCCACGTAGGCGCGCAAGAGTTGGCTGGCATCCGGCTGCGGCAAGGCCTTGCGGTCGAGCTTGCCGTTGGGCGTCAGCGGGAATCGTTCGAGCAGCAGCCAGTGCGAGGGGATCATGTAGTCGGGCAACAACGCCTCCAGCCGCGACTTGAGGGCATCACGCAAGGCCGCAGGCTCGGCAGCCTCCGGCTGGGTGGCGATCAGATACGCCACCAACTGCGTGCCCGCCGGCCCCTGCTGGGGAACCACCACGGCCTCGCGGATCGAGTCCTGGGCCAGCAGGCAGGCTTCGATTTCCCCCAGTTCGATGCGGAAACCGCGGATCTTCACCTGATGGTCGATGCGCCCGACGTACTCGAGCACCCCATCGGCCCGCTGCCGCGCCAGGTCACCGGTGCGATACACGCGCGAGCCGTTGCCGAACGGATCCGGCAGGAAACGCTCGGCGGTGAGCGCCGCGCGGTCGTGGTAACCACGGGCCAGGCCATCGCCACCGATCAACAGCTCGCCGATCAACCCGACCGGGTTCGGCGCGAAGTGATCGCCGACGATGTACAGCGAAGTGTTGGCGATCGGTCGACCGAGGCAAGGGCGGCGCTGGTCTTCGGTGAGTCGGTAAGCCGCCGACCAGATGGTGGTTTCAGTCGGGCCGTAGAGGTTCCAGACTTCACCGGCGACACTGAGCAGTCGTTCGGCCAGGTCCTCGGCCAGGGCTTCGCCGCCGCACAGGCATTTGCGCCCGGCGAGCACCCCGGCCGCCGGGTGGTCGAGCAACATACGCCAGGTCGATGGCGTGGCCTGGACCAGGCTGACCTGGTGTCGATCGATGACCTGCAACAACGCCTCGGGATCGTGGGCGCTCTGCTTGTCCACCAGCACCACGCAGGCACCGCTGAACAACGCGCCGTACAGCTCAAGGCCGAAGATATCGAACGAGAACGTGGTCAGCGACAGCACCCGGTCACTGGCCGCGATTCCCGGTTCCCGGGCCATGCTGGCGACAAAGTTCACCAACGCCCCATGCCGCACCATGACGCCCTTGGGCTTGCCGGTGGAGCCCGACGTGTAGATGGCGTAGCTGAGGTTGTCGCCATCGACCGGCCGCTGTGGATTGGTCGCCTGCGCGGCACTGATCGGCTCATCCATCGCGCCAGGCAGCAAGACCTGTACACCGGCCGGAATCGGTAACCGCTGCAACACCGAGGCCTGGGTCAGCAGCAGGTGCAAGCCGCTGTCTTCGATCATATGGGTCAGCCGGTCCACCGGGTATTGCGGATCGAGCGGTACATAGGCACCGCCGGCCTTGAGGATCGCCAACAGGCCGACGATCATCGCCACGCCACGGTCCAGGGCAATGCCCACCAACTGGTCGGGCCCGACACCGTGTTCGATCAAGCGATGGGCCAGGCGATTGGCCTGGGCATTGAGTGCTTCGTAGGTCAGCGACTGCTCGCCGAACACCAGCGCCACGGCATCCGGCGTGCGGCTGGCCTGGGCCTCGAACAACCGATGGATACAACGCTCGCCCGGATAGGCAGCGGCGCTGGCATTCCAGCGTTGCACTTGCTGGCGGGTCTCACTCGGATCGAGCAAAGTCAGTTCGCCCAAGGAACGCTGTCCACCCTCGGCCATTTGCACCAGCAACCGGTGCAGGTGCAGGCCGATCTGCTCGACCGCGGCCTGGGCAAAACTGGCGCGCTGATAGCTGAACTGCACCTGCAATTCGCCGCCTACGCTGACCAACAAGGTCAATGGGTAGTGGGTCTGCTCGAGGTTGTCCACGGTGCCGAAGCGCAAGCCTTGCGGCGAACCCTGCGCCAGGGCTTCGGAAATCGGGTAGTTCTCGAACACCAGGATGTTGTCGAACAGCGCCTCGCCACCCAGCCCGGCCCAGCGCTGGATGTCGAACAACGCCGTGTGTTCGAACTCGCGCAAGGTCAGGTTCTGCGTCTGCACGCTGTGCAACCAGTCATCCAGGCGCTGTTCGGAACGCGGGCTGGCGATGACTGGCAAGGTGTTGATGAACAACCCGATCTGACGCTCGACCCCCACCAGGTCCGTCGGACGCCCCGCCACCGTCGCGCCGAACGCTACGCTGGACTTTCCGCTGTAGCGTTGCAATAGCAGCAGCCAGGCCGCCTGCACCAGGGTGTTGACGGTCACTTTCGATTCACGGGCGAACTCGGCCAGGCGCTGGGTCTGAGCCATGTCCATGTGCATGAGGTGATGGCCGTACAGATTCGCCGCGACCTCCTGGGCCGGACGCACAAACGCCTGGGCCAGGCGCACCGGCTCGTCCAGCGTGCGCAACTGCGCGGTCCAGAATGCCTCGCCGAGGACGGCGTCCTGGCGTTGCAACCAGGCAATGTAATCGCGATAACGACCGGTCGGACGGGCCACGCTGTCTCCCCGGTAATGCTGCAAGACTTCACCAAGCAACTGCGCGCTGCTCCAGCCATCCATCAGGATGTGATGGTTGGTGTAGATCAGGTGATGACGGTCGGTGGCGGTGCGCACCAGCACCAGGCGCATCAGCGGCGCGCAGGTCAGGTCCACGCCTTGGGCACGTTCTGCGTCGGCCAGGGTTTGCAGGGCGCCATCAATATCAGTGCGCCCGTTCCAGTCGAGCACACGGAACGGCACCTCGACCTGACGCTGCACAATCTGCACCGGCTGCGCCAGGTCGCCCTGCCAGAAGAAGCCGCTGCGCAGGATGTCATGGGCATCGACCACGGCTTGCCAGGCCGCGCGGAAACGCTGCGGGTCGATGCCCTCGACGTCGAGGCGCATCTGGTTGATGTAGTCGCCACCGCCCTGTCCGAGCAAGGAATGAAACAGCATGCCCTGTTGCATCGGCGACAGCGGGTAGATGTCGTCGACGGCCTCGGGGTGTTGGACCAACGTGTCCAGTTGCGCCTGGGTCAGCCGCGCCAAGGGGAAATCCGACGGCGTCACGCCACGGCTGTTGCTGTCGCAGCAATGGGCGATGAGTGCCGTGAGCTCCTGTACATAGTCGTCGGCCAGGCGCTGGATGGTCGCGGCGTTGAACTTGTCGCCACTGAAGGTCCAGCTCAAGTCCAGCTCGCCGCCGAACACTTGGCCATCGAGGGCCAGCGGGCTACCCAGCGGGCCTTGCAGGTTCACTTCTTCGCCACCGCGCTCAGTGGTCGGCACGAACAAGGCGTCGTCAGCCCCATCGAAACTGCCGTCGAATTGGCCGAGGTAGTTGAAGGTCAGTTGCGGTTTCGGGAAGGCTTGCAGGGTCTGGCGCGAATGGTCATCGCCCAGGTGCGTCAAGGCCCCGAAGCCAAGGCCCTTGTCAGGGATGGCGCGCAGTTGTTCCTTGATCTGTTTCAGCGAGGCGCCGAGGTCGGCAGCCGGGGTCAGCTTCGCGGGGAACAGGCTGGTGAACCAGCCGACGGTACGGCTCAGGTCGACGTGGTCGAACAGATCTTCACGGCCGTGGCCTTCGAGTTGCACCCACACGCTGTCGTCCCCGGTCCAGCGCACCATCACCCGCGCCAGTGCCGTCAGCAGCAGATCGTTGATCTGGGTGCGATAGGCCGCCGGGGCTTGCTGCAACAGTTGTCGGGTGAGGGTTTTATCCAGTGCCGTGCGGATCGTCACGGCTTGGCCGTGTTGCTGCCCGCCCTGGGGATTGTCCCACGGCAACCCCGTCGAGACGCCTTGCAACTGTTGTTGCCAAAAACCCAGCTCAGCCTGCAAGGGTGCGCTGGTAGCGTAGTCCTGCAATGCGGCGGTCCAGGCTTTGACCGCGCTGGTCTTGGCCGGCAGTTGCACCGCCGCACCCGCGAGAATCTGTCGATAAGCGCTTTGCAGGTCTTCGAACAGAATCCGCCAGGACACGCCGTCCACCACCAGGTGATGGACGATCAGCAGCAGCCGCTGCGTGCCGTCGGCAAGGGTCGCCAGCAGCGCGCGAAGCAGCGGGCCGCCATCCAGTTGCAGGCTGCGCTGGGCCCGGTTGCCCAGCACTTCCAGCTCAGCGAGATCGGCAACATCGGCATGCCAGAGCAGCGTGCCCGCCGCCTGCGCCTCGACGTCACGATAACGCGCGGTCCAGCCTTCGCCCTGCTCGATAAAGTCCAGGCGCAAGCTGTCGTGGTGCACGATCAGCGCGCCCAAGGCCTGTTCCAACGCCCGCGCATCCAGCGCCTGCGTCGGTTTGAGCATCACCGATTGGTTCCAGTGATGGCGGTCGGGAATCGGCTGGGCGAAGAACCATTGATGGATCGGCAACAGTGCGGTTTCGCCGGTCACGGGTTGCTGGTCGATCGATTGCCGCGGCGCGCCAGTCTGGACCACGGCGGCCAGGGCCTCGATGGTCTGATGCTGGAACAGATCCTTCGGCGTGAAGTGAATACCGGCCAACCGGGCGCGACTGACCACCTGGATCGAGACGATGGAATCGCCCCCCAGTTCGAAGAAGTTGTCCTGCAGGCCGACTTGCCCAAGCTTGAGCACGTCCTGCCAGATGGCCGCCAGTTGCTGCTCCAGCGGGCTGCGGGGCGCCACGTAGGTTTGCTGCAATTGGCTGACGTCGGGCTTGGGCAGGTTCTTGCGGTCGAGCTTGCCGTTGGGGGTCAGCGGCAAGCGTTCAAGCAGCAGCAGATAGGCCGGGACCATGTGCGCCGGCAGGGTCGCCTTGAGCTGCTCGCGCAGGTGCTCGGCGAACGCCTCACGCGGGGCCGAGGCCTCATCAGCCACGACATAGGCCACCAGGCGCTTGCCGCTGCCGGCAGTGCCTTCCTGGGCCACCACGACCGCTTCGCGCACGCCATCAAGGGCTTGCAGACTGGCTTCGACTTCACCCAGCTCGATGCGGAAACCGCGGATCTTCACCTGGTTGTCGATGCGATCCAAGTAATCGAAGGTGCCGTCGGCGCGCTGGCGCACCAGGTCACCGGTGCGGTACAGCAAGCCGCCTTCAGCGCTGAACGGATCAGCGACAAACCGCTCGGCCGTCAGGCCCGGACGGTTCAGGTAACCCCGGGCCAGGCCAGTGCCGCCCAGGTACAGCTCACCGGCCATGCCTTGGGGCAGCAGGTTCAGGTCAGCATCCAGCACGTAGGCACTGCGGTCGCCGATGCGGCTGCCGATGGGTGCATACGCGGCGCCGCACGCGACGTCACGACCGGCCTTCCAGATCAAAGGCGTGACCACGGTTTCGGTCGGGCCGTAGCCGTTGATGATGAAGTCCGGATCGAGGGCGCGCTTGACCCGTTCGAAACTGGCGTTGGCCACCGCATCGCCGCCGAAGCAATAGATCCGCACCTTGGGCGGGTTGCCTTCGCGCTCGGCGTGTTCGGCCAGTTGTTGCAGGTACACCGGCGGGAACGCCACCACGGTCACGCCGTGCTCGCGCATCGCGTTGTAGGTTTGCTCCGGGGTCCACAGGCTGTCATCACGAATCAGCAACGACGCGCCATGGGTCAGGCTGGTGAGCCAGCGCTCGTGGGCGCCGTCGAAGGCGAAGGACATGAAATGGAATTCGCAATCGCTGCTCTGCATTTCATAACGTTCGCCGATGGCCTGGCAGTGCATCGCCAGCGGACCATGGGCCACGCTCACGCCCTTGGGATTGCCGGTGGAACCGGAGGTGTAGATCACGTACGCCAGGTTCTGTGGATCGAGCTTGATCGAAGGTGCATGAGTCGGTTGCAGGCTCAGGTCCAGACGGTCGAGTTCCAGCACCTGGTCGGCACCTTCCAGGGGCAGCTGTGCCGACACCCGGGAATCGGTGAGCAACAGCGCCAGCCCCGAATCCTCGATCAGGTACGCCAGGCGTTCACGGGGGTAACTGGTGTCCAGCGGCACGTAGGCAGCGCCGGCCTTGAGCACCGCCAGCAGCGCGACAATCACCCCTTCGCTGCGCGGCAGGGCCACGCCGACCCGGGTTTCCGGGCCCACGCCACGGGCAATCAGCGCGTGAGCCAGTTGGTTGGCCCGGCGGTCGATCTCGCCATAGCTGAAGCGCTGACCGTCGAAGATCACCGCCGTGCTGTGCGGTTTTAGCGCTGCCAAATGGGCAATGCGCTGATGCACGGCGATGT
This genomic window contains:
- a CDS encoding non-ribosomal peptide synthase/polyketide synthase, coding for MNAEDALKLARRFIGLPLDKRRMFLAALAKEGVEFSGFPIPQGVEAEDRQALSYAQQRMWFLWQLEPDSGAYNLPGAVRLSGALSLPALEQAFASLVARHETLRTVFQRQADDRLLQVPASAPLVIDHADFSAMPAAEREQAVRLAAEAQSMRPFDLSCGPLLRVELLKLDDQEHVLLLTLHHIVSDGWSMNVLIDEFIRFYDAHEAGVAPQLADLPIQYSDYALWQRRWLEAGEQGRQLAYWQAQLGDEHPVLELPLDHPRPAMPSYRGTRYEFAVEPALAEQLRTTAQQHNITVFMLLLGAFNVLLHRYTGHTDIRVGVPIANRNRAETEGLIGFFVNTQVLRTELGGQTRVDELLRTIKEAALGAQAHQDLPFERLVEALKLERSLSHTPLFQVMYNHQPQVADIASIRTASGLELSMLTWQSRTTQFDLTLDTWEKAGKLHAALTYANDLFDAATVERMARHWIRLLQGMVADSRAFIGDLPLLESDEYQRLIHDWNPVDAPFEQTLCIHQMIARQAEAMPDALAVTFANTQLTYSELDGRANRLAHKLIELGVGPEVRVGVAMPRSERLLIALLAVFKAGGAYVPLDPDYPAERVAYMLDDSHARVLLTEQAVAATLTVPAETAVLMLDRIELGQYPWSAPLTTVTPDNLAYVIYTSGSTGQPKGVAIAHRNVLALVDWSKSVYSRDDIQGVLASTSVCFDLSVWELFVTLANGGSLIIARNALELPQLPARDQVRLINTVPSAIGALKRSGEIPASVRIINLAGEPLKQNLVDALYQQPTVEHVYDLYGPSEDTTYSTWTRRTVGGTANIGRPLKHTACYLLDADLQPVPQGVAAELYLSGAGITRGYLGRAAMTSEKYVPNPFSSNGERLYRTGDLSRYQANGTLQYIGRIDHQVKVRGFRIELGEIEARLLQQPQVRELAVLAQDGEHGQQLAAFIVPSDTTVLTQAEALAQLRETLKVALREHLPDYMVPAYLLFLDQLPLTPNGKLDRKALPAIDGSEQQREFVAPHSPLEKSLAAIWQEVLNLDSIGLEDNFFELGGDSIVSMQVVSRARQAGIVLNPKALFQHQTLRSLARVARQGDTDQVDQGPASGAVPLTPVQHWFFEREIPERQHWNQSLLLVPGERLDVAALEPALVRLTEHHDSLRLRFSQLNGQWQQAYAEPSAASLLWLRQASSVEQLTALCDDAQRSLNLDDGPLLRAMLVDMADGSQRLLLVIHHLVVDGVSWRVLLEDLQRFYGQLQAGQPIQAPAKTSAYGQWSARLHGHLETFMGSLDYWRAQASERADNGLPCDYPEGLLEARDERKVQVKLDAEQTRQLLQQAPKAYRTQINDLLLTALARTICRWTGQDHTLIQLEGHGREDLFDGLDLTRTVGWFTSLFPVSLNPGPDLSTSLKTIKEQLRAVPDKGLGYGVLRYLGEPAVRAELMALPAPRITFNYLGQFDRQFDDSALFVPSSEGSGSAQHARAPLANWLTVEGQIYGGELALNWGFSERMFKRQTIETLAADYLAELGALIAHCCGLETPQATPSDFPLARISQAQLDSLPVVAGQLDDLYPLSPMQQGLLFHTLYEQAAGEYINQLRVDVQGVDAQRFGDAWQATLDAQDILRSGFVWQGDLEQPLQIVHRQVELPFTVLDWRERDNLADALNERADAERQQGFDLARAPLLRLVLVQTAADRGHLIYTHHHILMDGWSNAQLLGEVLQRYSGRQPAASGGRYRDYIAWLQRQDAQLSEAFWSAQLATLQEPTRLAGVMSASEIHSGHGDHFQTLDAARTQALEQFARQQKVTLNTLVQAAWLLLLQRYTGHDSVAFGATVAGRPAELPGIEQQVGLFINTLPVIAAPRPDQSVGAWLQAVQAQNLSLREFEHTPLADIQRWAGQGGEALFDNILVFENYPIAQALQEGAGQGAVFGEVAHLEQTHYPLSVAITLGQTLALHYSFDRAHFSPAAIEGINRHLMHLLDTFAESAARNLGQIALVSAEEQAGQQAANHPQPYPTDIAVHQRIAHLAALKPHSTAVIFDGQRFSYGEIDRRANQLAHALIARGVGPETRVGVALPRSEGVIVALLAVLKAGAAYVPLDTSYPRERLAYLIEDSGLALLLTDSRVSAQLPLEGADQVLELDRLDLSLQPTHAPSIKLDPQNLAYVIYTSGSTGNPKGVSVAHGPLAMHCQAIGERYEMQSSDCEFHFMSFAFDGAHERWLTSLTHGASLLIRDDSLWTPEQTYNAMREHGVTVVAFPPVYLQQLAEHAEREGNPPKVRIYCFGGDAVANASFERVKRALDPDFIINGYGPTETVVTPLIWKAGRDVACGAAYAPIGSRIGDRSAYVLDADLNLLPQGMAGELYLGGTGLARGYLNRPGLTAERFVADPFSAEGGLLYRTGDLVRQRADGTFDYLDRIDNQVKIRGFRIELGEVEASLQALDGVREAVVVAQEGTAGSGKRLVAYVVADEASAPREAFAEHLREQLKATLPAHMVPAYLLLLERLPLTPNGKLDRKNLPKPDVSQLQQTYVAPRSPLEQQLAAIWQDVLKLGQVGLQDNFFELGGDSIVSIQVVSRARLAGIHFTPKDLFQHQTIEALAAVVQTGAPRQSIDQQPVTGETALLPIHQWFFAQPIPDRHHWNQSVMLKPTQALDARALEQALGALIVHHDSLRLDFIEQGEGWTARYRDVEAQAAGTLLWHADVADLAELEVLGNRAQRSLQLDGGPLLRALLATLADGTQRLLLIVHHLVVDGVSWRILFEDLQSAYRQILAGAAVQLPAKTSAVKAWTAALQDYATSAPLQAELGFWQQQLQGVSTGLPWDNPQGGQQHGQAVTIRTALDKTLTRQLLQQAPAAYRTQINDLLLTALARVMVRWTGDDSVWVQLEGHGREDLFDHVDLSRTVGWFTSLFPAKLTPAADLGASLKQIKEQLRAIPDKGLGFGALTHLGDDHSRQTLQAFPKPQLTFNYLGQFDGSFDGADDALFVPTTERGGEEVNLQGPLGSPLALDGQVFGGELDLSWTFSGDKFNAATIQRLADDYVQELTALIAHCCDSNSRGVTPSDFPLARLTQAQLDTLVQHPEAVDDIYPLSPMQQGMLFHSLLGQGGGDYINQMRLDVEGIDPQRFRAAWQAVVDAHDILRSGFFWQGDLAQPVQIVQRQVEVPFRVLDWNGRTDIDGALQTLADAERAQGVDLTCAPLMRLVLVRTATDRHHLIYTNHHILMDGWSSAQLLGEVLQHYRGDSVARPTGRYRDYIAWLQRQDAVLGEAFWTAQLRTLDEPVRLAQAFVRPAQEVAANLYGHHLMHMDMAQTQRLAEFARESKVTVNTLVQAAWLLLLQRYSGKSSVAFGATVAGRPTDLVGVERQIGLFINTLPVIASPRSEQRLDDWLHSVQTQNLTLREFEHTALFDIQRWAGLGGEALFDNILVFENYPISEALAQGSPQGLRFGTVDNLEQTHYPLTLLVSVGGELQVQFSYQRASFAQAAVEQIGLHLHRLLVQMAEGGQRSLGELTLLDPSETRQQVQRWNASAAAYPGERCIHRLFEAQASRTPDAVALVFGEQSLTYEALNAQANRLAHRLIEHGVGPDQLVGIALDRGVAMIVGLLAILKAGGAYVPLDPQYPVDRLTHMIEDSGLHLLLTQASVLQRLPIPAGVQVLLPGAMDEPISAAQATNPQRPVDGDNLSYAIYTSGSTGKPKGVMVRHGALVNFVASMAREPGIAASDRVLSLTTFSFDIFGLELYGALFSGACVVLVDKQSAHDPEALLQVIDRHQVSLVQATPSTWRMLLDHPAAGVLAGRKCLCGGEALAEDLAERLLSVAGEVWNLYGPTETTIWSAAYRLTEDQRRPCLGRPIANTSLYIVGDHFAPNPVGLIGELLIGGDGLARGYHDRAALTAERFLPDPFGNGSRVYRTGDLARQRADGVLEYVGRIDHQVKIRGFRIELGEIEACLLAQDSIREAVVVPQQGPAGTQLVAYLIATQPEAAEPAALRDALKSRLEALLPDYMIPSHWLLLERFPLTPNGKLDRKALPQPDASQLLRAYVAPQGALEQRIADIWQDVLKLERVGRDDNFFELGGHSLLATQATARLQMEQGAAVPLELLFSTASLAEYADQLAVHLTPHSSDDLSEMHDFLADLETL